A region from the Pelobates fuscus isolate aPelFus1 chromosome 1, aPelFus1.pri, whole genome shotgun sequence genome encodes:
- the LOC134586454 gene encoding cystatin-A1-like, producing the protein MAVCGGLGGLGELHSATAEVQKICNEVKKDVEGKLKAHFAVFKVISFRKQTVRGYNYFVKIHVGGSKYIHVRIFVALPDENKGPEVQSIQNDKGKDDEIERF; encoded by the exons ATGGCAGTGTGCGGGGGACTCGGGGGACTCGGCGAGCTCCACTCAGCCACTGCTGAGGTCCAGAAGATCTGTAACGAG GTCAAGAAAGACGTTGAAGGTAAACTCAAAGCACATTTTGCAGTATTTAAGGTCATCAGTTTCAGGAAGCAAACCGTTCGTGGATATAATTATTTCGTTAAG ATTCATGTCGGAGGCTCCAAATACATACACGTACGGATCTTTGTTGCCTTACCTGATGAGAACAAAGGGCCAGAGGTCCAAAGCATTCAAAACGACAAAGGCAAAGATGACGAGATTGAACGTTTCTGA